Sequence from the Hamadaea flava genome:
CCCCGGCACGGTGCTCATGGCCGACGACGGCCGAGTGGTGCTGACCGACGCCCGCGCCGGTTCGGCCACCAACGACGGCGACGTCCGGGCCATCGGCGGCCTGCTCTACTACGCGCTGACCGAGCAGTGGCCGCAGAAGGAGGCGGGGCCGACCGCCCTGCCGGACGCGGTCCGCGACGAATACGGCGTCCTGGCCGCTCCTCGTCAGGTGCGCGCGGGGATTCCGACGCACATCGACGACCTGGTCTACGACCTGCTCGATCCGAAGGTGACGCTCCCGAGCGCCGATGTGCTGGCCGCCGAGCTCGGCCGGCTCGACGTCGGCCCCGAGGAGCGCGGCTACGGCCCGCTGCGGTTCAGCGATTCGCTGCCCGAGCCGCCCCGGCAGGCGCCCCGCAAACTCATGTACGGCGTCGCCGCGGCGGTCGTGCTGGCCGTCGTCGGGCTGACCCTGAGCGCCAAGGCGCTGACCAGCAAGGACGAGCCTGGCAGTGGTGGCCCGACGACGAGCGCCGGTCCCTCCTCCGCCGCCACGCCGGTGGTGGACCCGGTGGTCTACACCCTGACCGGATCGCAGATCGGCCTGTTCGACCCCTACGGCGGCAAGGACGAGACCGCCGGGCTCGGCAACGCGGTCGACGGCAAGAAGAGCACCGGCTGGAAGACCGACCACTACAACCAGAACTTCGGCCCCGGCGGGATCAAGCCCGGCATGGGGCTGGTCATCGACCTCGGCGCGGCCAAGGCGGTCGCCGACGTCACCGTCGTGCTGTCCGACAACGGCGCCTCCGTGAAGCTGCTCGGCGGCAACACGGTCCCCGACCAGGGCGCGCTGACCTCGTTCACGCAGATCGGCGGGGCGCTCGACGAGTTCAACGGCACCAACATGGTGTTCAGCACCGAGGACGCCGCCCAGGTCCGCTACCTCGTGCTGTGGATCAGCGGGATCCCCCGCGACCCGGAAGACGGCTCCAACCGGTACCAGATCGGCGTTCAGGAGATCACGGTCCGGGTGAAGTGATGCTTCCGCTGTCGGACGAGGATCTGCTGGCCGCGCACGTCGCCGGAGATCGCGAGGCTTTCGCCGAACTCGTCCGGCGGCACCGGGACCGGCTGTGGGCCGTCGCCGTGCGTACGCTGCACGACCGGGAGGAAGCCGCCGACGCGCTCCAGGACGCGCTGCTCAAGGCGTACCGGTCGGCCGACGGCTATCGAGGCGAGGCGGCGGTGACCACCTGGCTGCACCGCATCGTCGTGAACTCGTGCCTCGACCGAGTACGCCGCCGGCAGGCCCGGCCGACCGTCCCGTTGCC
This genomic interval carries:
- a CDS encoding protein kinase family protein, with translation MTQVDEGQPVAERERRPADQPPAEATPGSAGASRQEFGQAEADADADSDSPPAVVRAAAVGEVLAERYRLEEHINNDAAGRQVWRGVDIMLLRPIAVVLRAPGGDAAQEMLAAAVTASRVVHPNLIGVYDAIDEVDRAYVVREWIEGVSLRQMVEADGALDADRAIGISHAVADAASALHASGMAHGNIHPGTVLMADDGRVVLTDARAGSATNDGDVRAIGGLLYYALTEQWPQKEAGPTALPDAVRDEYGVLAAPRQVRAGIPTHIDDLVYDLLDPKVTLPSADVLAAELGRLDVGPEERGYGPLRFSDSLPEPPRQAPRKLMYGVAAAVVLAVVGLTLSAKALTSKDEPGSGGPTTSAGPSSAATPVVDPVVYTLTGSQIGLFDPYGGKDETAGLGNAVDGKKSTGWKTDHYNQNFGPGGIKPGMGLVIDLGAAKAVADVTVVLSDNGASVKLLGGNTVPDQGALTSFTQIGGALDEFNGTNMVFSTEDAAQVRYLVLWISGIPRDPEDGSNRYQIGVQEITVRVK